A region of Myxococcus stipitatus DSM 14675 DNA encodes the following proteins:
- a CDS encoding sigma-54-dependent transcriptional regulator: MENLEEKGTRTDLGPDAIRALRGAHSRAAFARMLGVTPLTVYRWELPESAPQARRPRGRVAQSLRQLLEGGGLSGVSRLPSLSRQEMSTEETARLQPCLELLKRAEWRAAEEALLSLLASGVLRSPGARALAAVGLSHLQRWGREDSRGALATLLPHLGEAEMGLLPEWVELQVHALAANLYASPDGKLLDAGRSDAHVARAEVLMLGRPDPDATCLVRMAQMWSAFYLGDAERLARYSGRVAEALTEVNIPALRLLAEDLCAHEESLRGEATQATRRFRDVAQGSARLGYAFLEARNLAFLAQRRLEEACEPEEALLLVRRAREAAYGGRMARGFSFIFAARAEAEALLRLARFTEAEAVLDEADAVVAELSWTPLNLAITRAKLWLTTNKPGELRRLAAKLATHDGPVQRALTSAYALFVEAAADLSDGLTQRAAEGFASAGLRGMELGGWPYLRRECLLYETAARAYAGQREEGRAVLRRTRTFLERMPSAWHSALLHRFEGVLLMLDGRTREARELLEASLGTFRLSGDVCMAASTRILLARLARHEGDPAAAELVSASEAELRRLGMPLPPDISPPATPSRRVGSVAQGAFASTGLGAEALVVPFERLSVRGIGAPRIQRELMGVLEGLFPGSAPRLEEVDSQGRITLLAGTGSLPATDEVEFGDGCGRRLRVGVAGPLPADGRALLTALSRLSGFALEVAALRGFAAVEEVVESPPLHAPVSSAEEPDLDAELPGFIAASPSMKRLRAELARLSASRSTVIVTGESGAGKEVVARALHVLSMRAQRPYVAFNCAAVPRELFEGQLFGYRRGAFTGAASDHPGVLRAAHGGTLFLDEIGELPLDVQPKLLRVLENGEVFPLGETRPVEVDVRVVAATHRDLSQLVREGRFREDLYYRLHVVPVRVPPLRERREDVLALARHFVRQLTPEGQQPPQLGPDALAALMSHAWPGNVRELRNVIERSMAYGPLPAVLGAEQMRIAG, encoded by the coding sequence GTGGAGAACCTGGAGGAAAAGGGAACGCGCACGGACCTGGGTCCCGACGCCATCCGCGCCCTGCGTGGAGCGCATAGCCGTGCCGCCTTCGCCCGGATGCTGGGCGTCACCCCGCTGACGGTGTACCGCTGGGAGCTGCCGGAGTCCGCGCCCCAGGCCCGACGGCCCCGAGGGCGGGTGGCCCAGTCGCTGCGCCAGCTCCTGGAGGGCGGCGGCCTCTCGGGCGTGTCCCGCCTGCCGTCCCTCTCCCGCCAGGAGATGAGCACGGAGGAGACCGCTCGGCTCCAGCCCTGCCTGGAGCTGCTGAAGCGGGCGGAGTGGCGCGCCGCCGAGGAAGCGCTCCTGTCCCTCCTGGCCTCGGGAGTGCTGCGAAGCCCCGGCGCCCGGGCCCTGGCCGCGGTGGGGCTGTCCCACCTCCAGCGCTGGGGGCGAGAGGACAGCCGGGGCGCGCTCGCCACGCTGCTGCCCCACCTGGGCGAGGCGGAGATGGGGCTGCTCCCCGAGTGGGTGGAGCTCCAGGTCCACGCGCTGGCCGCCAACCTCTACGCCTCGCCGGACGGCAAGCTGCTGGACGCCGGCAGATCCGACGCCCACGTCGCGCGGGCGGAGGTCCTGATGCTGGGGCGGCCGGACCCGGACGCGACCTGCCTGGTGCGCATGGCGCAGATGTGGAGCGCCTTCTACCTGGGCGACGCGGAGCGGCTGGCGCGCTACTCGGGCCGGGTGGCGGAGGCGCTCACGGAGGTGAACATCCCGGCGCTGCGGCTGCTGGCCGAGGACCTCTGCGCCCACGAGGAGTCCCTCCGAGGCGAGGCCACCCAGGCCACGCGGCGCTTCCGCGACGTGGCCCAGGGCTCGGCGCGGCTGGGCTATGCGTTCCTGGAGGCGCGCAACCTGGCCTTCCTCGCGCAGCGCCGACTGGAGGAGGCGTGCGAGCCGGAGGAGGCGCTGCTGCTGGTGCGCCGCGCGCGCGAGGCCGCGTACGGCGGACGCATGGCGCGGGGCTTCTCGTTCATCTTCGCCGCGCGCGCGGAGGCCGAGGCCCTGCTGCGCCTGGCCCGCTTCACCGAAGCGGAGGCGGTGCTGGACGAGGCCGACGCGGTGGTGGCCGAGCTGAGCTGGACGCCGCTGAACCTGGCCATCACCCGCGCGAAGCTCTGGCTGACGACGAACAAGCCCGGGGAGCTGCGGCGGCTGGCGGCGAAGCTGGCCACGCACGACGGCCCCGTCCAGCGCGCCCTCACCAGCGCCTATGCCCTCTTCGTGGAGGCGGCGGCGGACCTGTCCGACGGCCTCACGCAGCGCGCGGCGGAGGGCTTCGCCAGCGCGGGCCTGCGCGGCATGGAGCTGGGCGGCTGGCCCTACCTGCGGCGCGAGTGCCTGCTGTACGAGACGGCCGCGCGCGCCTACGCGGGGCAACGTGAAGAAGGCCGGGCGGTGCTGCGCCGCACGAGGACCTTCCTGGAGCGGATGCCGTCGGCGTGGCACTCCGCGCTGCTGCACCGCTTCGAGGGCGTGCTGCTCATGTTGGACGGGCGCACCCGCGAGGCTCGCGAGCTGCTGGAGGCTTCGCTCGGCACGTTCCGCCTCTCGGGCGACGTGTGCATGGCCGCCTCCACGCGCATCCTCCTGGCGCGGCTGGCCCGACACGAGGGAGACCCCGCCGCCGCGGAGCTGGTGTCCGCCAGCGAGGCGGAGCTGCGCCGCCTGGGGATGCCCCTGCCTCCCGACATCAGCCCCCCGGCGACACCCTCGCGCCGCGTGGGGAGCGTGGCCCAGGGCGCGTTCGCCTCGACCGGCCTGGGCGCGGAGGCCCTCGTCGTGCCCTTCGAGCGGCTCTCCGTGCGCGGCATCGGCGCCCCCCGCATCCAGCGCGAGCTGATGGGCGTGCTGGAGGGCCTGTTCCCCGGCAGCGCGCCCCGGCTGGAGGAAGTGGACTCGCAGGGGCGCATCACGCTCTTGGCGGGCACCGGCTCGCTCCCGGCCACGGACGAGGTGGAGTTCGGAGACGGCTGTGGCCGCAGGCTGCGGGTGGGTGTCGCCGGCCCGCTGCCCGCCGACGGCCGCGCGCTGCTCACCGCGCTGTCCCGCCTGAGTGGCTTCGCGCTGGAAGTCGCCGCGCTGCGCGGCTTCGCGGCGGTGGAGGAAGTGGTGGAGTCACCGCCTCTCCATGCCCCCGTGTCCTCGGCGGAGGAGCCGGACCTGGACGCGGAGCTGCCGGGCTTCATCGCGGCCTCGCCCTCCATGAAGCGGCTGCGCGCGGAGCTGGCGCGCCTGTCCGCCAGCCGCTCCACCGTCATCGTCACGGGCGAGTCCGGCGCGGGGAAGGAAGTCGTCGCGCGGGCGCTGCACGTGCTGTCCATGCGCGCCCAGCGGCCCTACGTCGCCTTCAACTGCGCCGCCGTCCCTCGCGAGCTCTTCGAGGGTCAGCTCTTCGGCTACCGCCGGGGCGCCTTCACCGGCGCGGCCTCCGACCACCCGGGCGTGCTGCGTGCCGCGCACGGCGGCACCCTGTTCCTGGACGAGATTGGCGAGCTGCCCCTCGACGTCCAGCCCAAGCTCCTGCGAGTGCTGGAGAACGGCGAGGTCTTCCCCCTGGGCGAGACGCGCCCCGTCGAGGTGGACGTGCGCGTGGTGGCCGCCACCCACCGGGACCTGAGCCAGCTGGTGCGCGAGGGCCGCTTCCGCGAGGACCTGTACTACCGGCTCCACGTGGTGCCCGTGCGAGTGCCACCCTTGCGCGAGCGGCGCGAGGACGTCCTGGCCCTGGCCCGTCACTTCGTCCGTCAGCTCACGCCGGAGGGGCAGCAGCCTCCGCAGCTGGGGCCAGATGCCCTGGCGGCGCTGATGTCCCACGCCTGGCCGGGCAACGTGCGCGAGCTGCGCAACGTCATCGAGCGCTCCATGGCCTATGGGCCCCTGCCAGCGGTGCTTGGGGCGGAGCAGATGCGCATCGCGGGCTGA
- a CDS encoding NAD-dependent succinate-semialdehyde dehydrogenase, producing the protein MAIATINPATGETLRTFDALTPAELESKLQRAADTFREYRRTPFAERARWMRRAAELLDAEAERYGRLMTEEMGKPLEAAKAEARKCATACRYYVAKAEGLLEDRPIEVGGDTAFVRYQPLGPVLAVMPWNFPFWQVVRFAAPALMAGNVGLLKHAHNVPQCALALEALFLQSGFPTGAFQTLLIETSEVNRVIEDPRVRAVTLTGSEGAGRAVGASAGKALKKVVLELGGSDPFVVLSSADLDKAVETAVSARLVNNGQSCIAAKRFILAAPIADEFERRFIERLKRITVGDPLDPKTDMGPLATGGILQGLHAQVEASVKAGARLLLGGKPLQGPGNFYPPTVLADPPPHAPAFHEELFGPVATLLRARDAAHALELANATPFGLGASVWTRDAEEQRRFIDGLEAGMVFVNEMVVSDARLPFGGVKHSGHGRELADLGLHEFLNAKTVRVASASGTAPVTRAGAISE; encoded by the coding sequence ATGGCCATCGCGACCATCAACCCGGCGACGGGAGAGACGCTGCGCACGTTCGATGCCCTCACGCCCGCGGAGCTGGAGTCGAAGCTCCAGCGCGCGGCCGACACGTTCCGCGAGTACCGCCGCACGCCCTTCGCCGAGCGAGCCCGGTGGATGCGCCGCGCCGCGGAATTGCTCGACGCGGAGGCGGAGCGCTACGGCCGGCTCATGACGGAGGAGATGGGCAAGCCCCTGGAGGCCGCGAAAGCGGAGGCCCGCAAGTGCGCCACCGCGTGCCGCTACTACGTCGCCAAGGCGGAGGGCCTGCTCGAGGACCGCCCCATCGAGGTGGGCGGAGACACGGCCTTCGTGCGCTACCAGCCCCTGGGCCCGGTGCTCGCCGTCATGCCGTGGAACTTCCCCTTCTGGCAGGTGGTGCGCTTCGCCGCGCCCGCGCTGATGGCGGGCAACGTGGGCCTGCTCAAGCACGCGCACAACGTGCCCCAGTGCGCGCTGGCGCTGGAAGCGCTGTTCCTGCAATCGGGTTTCCCCACGGGCGCCTTCCAGACGCTGCTCATCGAGACGTCGGAGGTGAATCGCGTCATCGAGGACCCGCGCGTGCGCGCCGTGACGCTCACCGGAAGCGAGGGCGCGGGGCGGGCCGTGGGCGCGTCCGCGGGCAAGGCGCTCAAGAAGGTGGTGCTGGAGTTGGGCGGCAGCGACCCGTTCGTCGTCCTGTCCAGCGCGGACCTGGACAAGGCGGTGGAGACCGCCGTGTCCGCGCGGCTCGTCAACAATGGCCAGTCCTGCATCGCCGCCAAGCGCTTCATCCTCGCCGCGCCCATCGCCGACGAGTTCGAGCGCCGCTTCATCGAGCGCCTGAAGCGCATCACCGTCGGCGACCCCCTGGACCCGAAGACAGACATGGGCCCCCTGGCCACGGGCGGAATCCTCCAAGGACTGCACGCGCAGGTGGAGGCCAGCGTGAAGGCCGGCGCGCGGCTGCTCCTCGGCGGCAAACCCTTGCAGGGCCCCGGGAACTTCTATCCGCCGACGGTGCTCGCGGACCCGCCGCCGCATGCCCCCGCTTTCCATGAGGAGCTGTTCGGCCCGGTGGCCACGCTGCTGCGAGCACGGGACGCGGCGCATGCCCTGGAGCTCGCCAACGCGACGCCGTTCGGCCTGGGCGCGAGCGTGTGGACTCGCGACGCGGAGGAGCAGCGTCGGTTCATCGACGGCCTGGAGGCCGGCATGGTGTTCGTCAACGAGATGGTGGTGTCCGACGCGCGGCTGCCCTTCGGCGGCGTGAAGCACTCCGGCCACGGGCGGGAGCTCGCGGACCTGGGCTTGCACGAGTTCCTCAACGCCAAGACGGTGCGAGTCGCCAGCGCGTCCGGCACGGCGCCCGTCACCCGGGCAGGCGCCATCAGCGAGTGA